TGTGATGAACGCTGTACCGAACACCAACGACGCCCAGGCATTGATTGCCCGCACCGACTGGAGTCGCAGCCCGCTGGGCGCCTCCGGCACCTGGCCACAGAGCCTGCGCACCGCGGTGGACATCGTGATTCACTCGCCGATGCCGATGCTGCTGTTGTGGGGCCCGCAACTTACCCAGATCTACAACAACGGCTTTGCATTGCTGGCCGGCAACAAGCATCCGCACGCTTTCGGACAGCCGGCGCACCAGATATGGCCGGAACTTCGAGACTTTACCGACCCGATTTACAGCGCCGTCCTACAAGGCCAGGTACGAACCTACAGCGAACGGCGCTTTACCCTTCAACGGGACGGCCAGGATTCCGACTTCTGGCTGGATCTGACCTACAGCCCGATCCGCGACGAAAGCGCGCAGGTGGCCGGGATTCTGGTCACCGCCATCGAAACCAACGAGCGCCGGCGCATCGCCCTGGAACTGCAGCAACGTTCCGAAGACAGCCTCAAGGCCCAGCGAGAAAGTGAAGAACGTCTGCAACTGGCGCTGGCAGCCACCGATGCGGTCGGCACCTGGGATTGGGACATTGGCGAAGACCGCTTCATTGCCGACGCGCATTTCGCCCAGTTGCACGGTGTCGATCCGGCGCTGGCCGGTCAGTTGCCGATCAGCGAATACCTGCACGGCGTGCACCCCGAAGACCGCGCGCTGATCGCCCGCAGCATCAAGCATTGCATCACCCACGGCACCGAATACGCCGAGGAATATCGGCTGCTGCAAGCCAATGGCGAGCTGCGCTGGGTGTTCGCCCGCGGGCGCTGTTACAAGGACCATCATGGCCGGCCGATGCGTTTTCTCGGCGCCGCATTGGACCTCACCGAGCGCAAGCACACCGAACAGGCTCTGCGCCAAAGCCAGACCGAGCTGCAACTGATCATCAACGCCATGCCGATCCTGATCAGCTATGTCGACCACGAAGAACGCTTTCGCCTGAACAACGCCGCGTATCTCGATTGGTACGGGCTCACGCCTCAAGAACTGTACGGTCGCACGGTCCGCGAAGTGATCGGCGAAGAAGCCTATTTCCTGCGGGCCCCGTACATCGCCGAAGCCCTGGCCGGTCGTCCCTGCTCGTTCAGCCTGTACACACCCCACCGCGACGGCAGCCAGCGGCATGCCTTGATGAACTACCTGCCACGCCACGGTGCGGACGGCGCGGTGAACGGTTTTTACATCTTCGTGATCGACGAGACCGAACGTAAAAAGACCGAAGAAGCTCTGCGCAACCTCAATGAAACCCTTGAGGAACGCGTGAGTGCGCGCACCGAGCAACTGGCCCAGGCCAACCAGCGTTTGCAGAACGAGATGTTCGAACGCGAGCGCGCCGAAGACGCCCTGCGCCACGCGCAGAAAATGGAAGCGGTCGGCCAGCTCACCGGCGGCATCGCCCATGACTTCAACAACATGCTGACCGGCATCATTGGCAGCCTCGACCTCATGCAGCGCTACATCGCCAGCGGCCGCGCCGATGAGATCGGCCGTTTCACCGATGCGGCGGTGTCCTCGGCCAACCGCGCGGCTGCGCTGACCCACCGTCTGCTGGCGTTCTCCCGGCGTCAGTCGCTGGATCGCAAGACCATCGACGTCAACGAGCTGATCCACTCACTGGAAGACCTGATCCGCCGCACCAAGGGCGATCCGATCGAGCTCAAGTTGCGTCTGGCCGACAGCGTATGGGCGGTCAGCACTGACGTCAGTCAACTGGAAAACGCCCTGCTCAACCTGGTGATCAACGCCCGCGATGCCATGCCCGACGGCGGCGAGCTGCTGATCGAAACCGCCAACGTCTACCTCGACGGCAACGACATCACCACCCTAGAACCGGTCAAGGCCGGGGATTACCTGATGCTCGCGGTGAGCGACAACGGCACCGGCATGACGCCGTCCGTGCGTTCGAAGGCGTTCGATCCGTTCTTCACCACCAAGCCGATCGGTCAAGGCACCGGGCTCGGGTTGTCGATGATTTATGGCTTCGCCCAGCAATCCGGCGGGCACGTCAGCCTCGACAGCCTGCCGGGTCAGGGCACCTGCGTGCGCCTGTATTTGCCGCGTTTGTATGCACTGGAACCGGAGCGGCCGGTCATCGAAACGGTCACCGAGGTCCCCGCTGTCGCCACCGGCGAAACCGTGGTGGTGGTCGAGGACGATCCGGCGGTGCGCATGCTGGTCATGGACCTGCTCAAGGAGCTGGGTTATCGCGCCCATGAAGCCGAAGACGCCAAGGGTGCCCTGCCGTTGCTCGAATCCGATCTGCGGGTTGACTTGCTGGTGACCGACGTCGGCCTGCCGGGCATGAACGGTCGGCAAATGGCGGAGATCGCCCGCCAGCATCGTCCGGGGCTCAAAGTGTTGTTCATGACCGGTTACGCGCAGAAAGCCGCCGAGCGCCAGGGTTTCCTTGAGGACGGAATGGACATGGTCGCCAAGCCGTTTTCCATCGAACAGCTGGCCGGCAAGATCCGCACGATGATCAGCCAAAACCCGTGACTTGAGGCATAATCCGCGCCCCGCCGTCACCCCGCTACAGGTATTGCACGATGAAAGCCCAAGCCCGCCACATTCTGGTGAAAACCGCCGAAGAGGCTGAAAAACTCAAACAACGCATCGCCAACGGTGAAGCGTTCGATGTGCTGGCGAAGAAATTTTCGACCTGCCCGTCCGGCAAGCGCGGCGGCGATCTGGGTGAAGTGCGGCCGGGGCAGATGGTCGGTGCGATCGATGCGGTGATCTTCAAGAAACCATTGCGCACGGTGCACGGGCCGATCAAGAGCAAGTTCGGGTATCACCTGGTACAGGTGTTTTACCGCGACTGATCCAGTTCCCTGAAGGCGCGGCTTTCGGCAGCGCCTTCAGGGATCGGCATCAATCTTTGGGGATCAGCGCCCCTGGCACTTGAATGACCTGACTGGCCAAACGATGTCCCGCCTCCGCCGCCTGCGCGGGGCTTGCGCCGGACAAGCGACTCGCCAGATACGCCGCACTGAACGAATCCCCCGCCGCCGTGGTGTCCACCACCTTCTCGACCTTCTGTGCCGGCACTTCGAACGCTTCCCCGTCGCAACGGATCAGACAGGCTTCAGCGCCGCGCTTGAGCACCACTTCCGGCGTGCCGATCTGCGCGTACGCTTCAAACACCGCGTCACAGTCTTCGAAATGGAACAGTGCCTGCTCGTCGTCCACCGTCAGCAACGCCAGATCGACATGCGGCAAGACGCTGCGATACGCCGCCCGTGCCTCTTCCACCGAGGCCCACAGGCGTGGTCGGTAGTTGTTGTCGAAGACGATTCGCGCGTCACGCTGACGGGCTTCGATCAAGGTCTGGATCAGTTTTTCCCGACCTTGCACACCGAGTACCGCCAGCGTGATACCGCTGAAATACAGCACGTCGTAATCCGGCAGCGCCGCCAGAATCGGCGCAGCCGCCGGCGTGGTGAAGCAGTCGCGAACGGCGGCTTCGTTACGCCAGTAAAGGAAGCGACGCTCCCCGGCAGCGTCGGTCTGAATGCAATACAAACCGGGCAGGCGACCGGGCAAGCGCTGGACCAGATCCAGACCAATGCCTTCGTCGGCCCAAATACGGCACATCGCGTCACTGAAGCTGTCATCACCCAACGCGGTGACGTAATCGACCTGCGCCTTGTCGCCCATGGCGCGGGACAGATAGACCGCCGTATTCAGCGTGTCACCGCCAAAGCTCTGTTGCAGGCTGCCATCGGCACGTTGCTGGAGTTCGATCATGCATTCGCCGATCAGGGCGATGCGCGGGGTGTTCGGACCCAATGGACTGATCGTGTTCATCAGAAACAGGTTTCCATGGTTTCGATCACCGACAGCTGCTCGTCCACCAGCAGCCCTACGCGCCACTTGTCGAAGGTCAGGCACGGGTGCGAAGTACCGAAGGAAATGATGTCGCCGACGCGTAACTCAACGCCCGGCGCCACGGTCATGAACGCGTGCTGGTCCATCACCGCCGTCACTTTGCAGGCGCCGACATCGTCGCCCACTGCCGGCAGCACGCCGGCCTTGTAACGCAGCAGCGGCACCGGCATCCCGGCATCGAACGCAACGTCACGCTTGCCCAAGGCAATCACCGCAAACCCCGGCTCCGGCATCGACTGCACGTGAGCCCAGACTTCCAGCGCCGGACGCAGGCCTTCGTGCAGGTCGCTGCGACGGTCGAGCACGCAGCACTGCGCCTCTTTATAGATGCCATGGTCGTGGGCCACATAACTACCGGGACGCAGCACGCTGAGGAAACGCCCGCCAGCGTTCTGCGCTTCGAACGACTCGGCAATCAGGTCGTACCAGGCCGAACCCGACGCAGTGATGATCGGCTTGGCGATGGCGAACGCGCCGCTGTCCTGCAATTGCACCGCCAGACGCACCAGCGAGGCCGCGAATTCACGGATGCCGCTGACCGCGTGATCGCCATGGATCACGCCTTCGTAACCTTCGATGCCAGTCAGGGCCAGCGCCGGTTGTGCGCCGATGGCCTTGGCCAGTTCGATGACTTCCTGCTCGCTGCGGCAACCGCAGCGGCCGCCGACCACGCCGTATTCGATCATCACGTTCAGCCGCACGCCACGGGACGCGAAGTAGGCACCCAGATCGGCGACGTTGTCCGGGTGATCGACCATGCAATAGAAATCGAAACCGGAATCGGCCGCCAACAAGTCGGCAATCAGCGCCATGTTCGGCGTGCCGACCAGTTGATTGGCCATCAACACCCGGCGCACGCCGTGGGCGTATGCGGCGCGGGTCTGGGTGGCGCTGGCCAGGGTGATGCCCCACGCACCGGCGTCGAGCTGACGACTAAACAGCGCCGGGGTCATGCTGGTCTTGCCGTGGGGCGCGAGTTCGGCGCCGCTGTCGCTGACGAATTTCTGCATCCAGCGGATGTTGTGCTCCAGCGCTTCGCGGTGCAGCACCAGCGCCGGCAGGCTGATGTCACGCACCAGTTGCGCGCCGAGGGCGGCATCGCCCTTTTCCACGGCAGCAGTGTTGTTGGCAGTCGTCATGGTCGAACTCCTCACAGTCGCGCCCGCAGGCAGGCGCGGTTATTCGTTGATTCGCCGGGCGAGGCTGTTGGCGCTCTCGATCAAAACCCGGCGATAGTCGTTGTAATTGGTCTTGGCATCGGCGCGCGGGGCGACGATGCACAGGGTGCAGATGGCAACGCCTTGAGGGTCTTTGACCGGGGCGGCGAAGCAATGGGTGAAGGTGTCGGCGACACTGTCGAAGGAAAAGAAACCGTCGATGCCGGCCTGACGGATTTCCGCCAGAAACGTCTCCATCGGCAGGCGTTCGCCACCGGGCAGAATGAAGTCGTCGGGGTCGATCAGGTCGCCGATCTGCTGGTCGCTCAAGTGCGCCAGCAGCAGGCGCCCGGAGGCGGTCCACGGGATCGGTGCGTTTTCGCCGATATCGGAAGAAATGCGGAAATGCCGCTCGCCCTCCTTCATCAGCGCCACCGTGTACTTGCGACCGTTGAGCAGGCACATCTGCGCGGTTTCCCGGGTCTGGCTGACGATCTCCTGCAACGCGTGATCGGCCTCGCGACTGAGGTCGAAGTGACGCAGATGCGCCTGGCCAAGGAAGTACAGCTGACGACCGAGATAGACGTGACCGTCCTTGCCCACCGGCTCCAGAATCCGCCGATCGAGCAATGACGCCACCAGTTCGTAGACCGTGGATTTCGGGCTGCCGATACCGTTGGCGATGTCGTTCGGACGCAGTGGCTGGCCGATTTCCTTGAGAAAATCGAGGATATCGAACGCCCGGTCCAGACCGCGTGCCCGGCGCTTGATAGTGTCTTCGGTCATTTCAGTGGTTCCCATAAAAGATGCCGGGATGGTAACTGGCCCTTGGCGTTGTGTCAGTTGGATCGCAGCCCTCACCCCCCGCCCTCTCCCAAGGGGAGAGGGAGCCTGACCGTATCGATGCATGACTAGCTGACAAACGCCAAACTCTGCATCGATACAAATCAGTCCTTCTCCTTGAGGAGAAGGAGCCTGACCGCATCGATACATGACTAGCTGACAAACGCCAGACTGTGCATCGATAGAGGTCAGTCCCCTCTCCTGGGGGAGAGGGCTAGGGTGAGGGGGCTACGGCCTCAGCAACGCCACATCTCTCAAGCCTTCTTCTTGTACGCAATGCAGTCGATCTCGACCTTGCAGTCGACCATCATGCTCGCCTGCACACAGGCCCGGGCCGGTGCGTGTTCGGGCTTGAAGTACTCGCCGAAGACCTTGTTGAAACTGGTGAAATCCCGTGGATCGTCCAGCCACACGCCAGCGCGTACCACGTCTTCCAGGCCATAACCGGCCTCTTCGAGAATCGCGATCAGGTTCTTCATGGTCTGGTGCGTCTGCTCGACGATGCCGCCCACAATGATCTCGCCATCCACCGCCGGCACCTGACCGGAAACGTGCAGCCAGCCATCGGCCTCGACTGCGCGGGCGAATGGACGAGGCTGGCCGCCAGCTGCGGTGCTGCCGGTGCCGTAACGAGTAATGCTCATGGGTGTTTCTCCTGATTGAAAAAGTGAAAAGTCAGAACCGCGTGCTTTTGAGAAATTCCGCCAGCCGCGGCGATTGAGGGCGCTCGAACAGTTCCTTGGGAGGCCCCTGCTCTTCGATGCGCCCCTGATTCATGAAAACGATCTTGTCCGAGACCTCGAAGGCAAAACGCATTTCGTGGGTCACCAGCAACATGGTCATGCCGTCCTCGGCCAGGCCCTTGATTACGTTCAGCACTTCGCCGACCAGTTCCGGGTCGAGGGCCGAGGTGACTTCGTCGAACAGCATCAGGCTCGGGTTCATCGCAATCGCCCGGGCAATCGCCACGCGCTGTTGCTGACCGCCGGACAACTGGCCGGGAAAGTGATTGCGCCGCTCCAGCAGACCGACCCGCTCCAGCCATTTCTCGGCCAGGACCACGGCTTCGTCCTTGTGCATCTTTTTGACTTTCAGCAGGCCGAGCGTGACGTTCTGCAGCGCGGTGAGGTGCGGGAACAGATTGAATTGCTGGAACGCCATGCCGGTCATCGCACGATGACGGGCGATGACTTTTTCCGGGTGACGCACGCGCTTGCCATTGAGTTCGTCATAACCGATGGATTCGCCGTCGAGCAGGATCTGCCCGCCCTGGAATTCCTCGAGCATGTTCACGCAACGCAGCAGCGTGGTCTTGCCCGAACCGCTGGAGCCGATCAGCGTCACCACGTTGCCGCGCTGCATGCTCAGGTCGACGCCTTTGAGCACTTCGACCGCGCCGTATTGTTTGTGCAGGCCACGGATGTCCAGCAGGGGCTGGCCGTTCTGGACGTTGGAAACTTGAGCTTGAGTCATGGCAGGGCCACCCGCTTTTCAATGTGCCGGCCGAGTAATTCGATGCCGTAGTTGATGACGAAGAACAGAAAACCGGCGAACAGATAAAACTCCAGGGTCATGAACGTCCGGGCGATGATCTGCTGGGTACTGAGCAACAGCTCGGCCACGCCGATCACCGACAGCAGGGTCGAAGCCTTGACGATCTCCGTGGACGAGTTGACCCAGGTCGGCAGGATCTGCCGTAGCGCTTGGGGCAACAGCACATAGCCGAGGGACTGATAGAACGTCAGACCGATGGCCTTGCTCGCTTCCATCTGCCCACGCGGCAACGCCTGCAATGCACCGCGCACAATCTCGGCCACGTGGGAGCCGCAAAACAGCGTCAACCCGAGCGCGCCGGCCTGAAATGCGCTGATCTGCCAACCGAGCGCCGGCGCCATGTAGAAGCAGGCCAGCACCAGCACGAACACCGGGGTGCCGCGAATCAGGTCGACATAAAAGCGGAACGGCGCGCGCATCCAGAACTTGCCGTAGGTGAGCACCAGCCCGGCGAATACGCCGATAATCGTGCCGAACAGAATGGCCAGCGCCGACACCTGCACGCTGGTCAGAAAGCCTTGCCACAAGGCTTCGCGGGCAATCCACAACTCATGCAACCAACTGGGGGATTCGTACATCGCAGCCTCCTATCGGCGGATTGCCAGACGCTGCTCGAGGTACCGCAGCAGCATGGCAATGAGGTAACAGGCCGCGACATACAACGCCGTGGTCACCAGCCAGGTTTCGATCACCCGGTAGCTTTCGACGTTGATCTTGCGCGCGTAATAGGTCAGCTCCGGCACCGCAATCGCGGCGGCCAGCGAGGTGTCCTTGAACAGCGAAATGAAGTTGTTCGACAGCGCCGGCAGCACGTTGCGCAGCATCACCGGCACGGTGACGTAGGCCTTCACCTGCCACTCGCCCAGCCCAATGGCCAGCCCCGCTTCGCGCTGGCCCTTGGGGATGCTCAACAAACCGCCGCGGAACACTTCGGTCAGGTACGCCCCGGCATACAGCGATAGCGTGACGATGAACGACGGGATCTTGTCCAGCCGGATCCCCAGACTCGGCAATGCAAAGTAGATCAACAGAATCAACACCAGAATCGGCGTGTTACGGATCACCGTCACATACACCGATGCCAGCACCCGCAAGGCGCGATGCTTGGACAGCAAGGCAAACGCCATCAGCAGGCCGATCACGCAGCCGATGGCGATCGACACCAGCGCCAGTTCGAGGCCCAGACCGAGCCCCGCCAGCAAGGTGTCGAAATCGCGCCACACGGCGGCAAAGTTCAACTGATAGTTCATGGTTGGCAGTACCTTGAGCGGGGCGCATCAGGGCGCCCCACTCTCACGGGATCATTTGAATTCGACGGGGAAACCGATAGCGGGCGATGGCAGATCGACGCCGAACCACTGCTTGAACGATGCCGCGTAGGTCGGGAACTCAACGCCGGTCATGGCTTCATGCAGGGTGGTGTTGACGAAGTTCAGCCAGTCCTGATCGCCACGTTTGACGGCGCAGGCGTAGGTCTGCGGGCTCCAGGCATAAGTCGGGCTGCGGTAACGGCCAGGGTTCTGCACCATCAGGTATTTGACCGAAGACTGATCGGTGGCGGCGGCATCGGCGCGACCGGAGTTCACCGCCTGATACATCAGATCGACGCTGTCGTACTGATCGACCTTGGCCTTGGGCAGTGCCTGGTGCACCAACTCTTCGGCGTACACGTTCTGTAGCACCGCTACGGTCACGCCGTCACCAGCGGCCTGCAGGTCTTCGATTTCCTTGTATTTGCTGTTGTTCGGCAGCAGCAGGCCGACGCCTTCGCGGTAGTACGGCAGGGTGAACGCCACTTGCTGCGCACGGCTGGCGGTGACAGTGATGAACTGGCAGCTCATGTCGACCTTGTCGGTCAGCAGATTGGGAATCCGCGCATCGGACGACTGCACCACGAACTCGACCTTGCTCGGGTCATTGAACAGCCCCTTGGCCACCATCCGGGCAATGTCGATATCAAAGCCCTGCAACTTGCCGTCCGCGCCCTGAAAGTGCCACGGCGCATTGGTGCTGCCGGTACCCACAATCAGTTTTCCACGAGCCAGGACGCTGTCGAGCTTGCTGTCGGCAGCATGGGCCATACCCATGACAGCGGACGAAGCCGCAAGAACAAAAACACACGCTTTGAACAAGGAAGGTCGGCGATGCATGGCAAGCACTCCAGAGGATTGTTTATTCCGCTATACCGGAACACGGTTTGTTACTACGGAATAGACAGCAGAAAGTGTGCCACAGGATTCGGGGGGAATCTGCAACGGATCGAAATTTGTTTTGAATCAAAGAGATGGATGTAACCCGTGGATCGGTGTAACCAAAAGTGATTCCGCGCCTCGCTACTTTGCGCCACACATGGCGGGTAGCCGGGCCACATCCTGGTGCGCGATGCACGATTGGGCGCGGGCTGCACCTGTCAACTCTGACAGTTGCGGCAACGGTCGCAGCGCCCCTAACGTCGCACTGTCCAGCACATCGAATAAAGGAGGCTTCAATGACGACGCCGACTCGATATTCAGCATTGCCCCCGACGTACCGGAAGGTCTTGAAAGCCAGACGCCTTGTCGTTCTGTATTTCTTCAACGAACACTGCGGCGCCTGCGTTTTCGCAGGTCCGGTTTTCCTCGAAATCGCCAAACCTTTCCGGCCCTGGATGGATATCTTCATGCTCGATACCGCACAGTCGTGCCGGCATCCGGATGTCACGGGCACGCCGACGGTGCTGTTCTACAAGGAAGGC
The window above is part of the Pseudomonas fluorescens genome. Proteins encoded here:
- a CDS encoding peptidylprolyl isomerase encodes the protein MKAQARHILVKTAEEAEKLKQRIANGEAFDVLAKKFSTCPSGKRGGDLGEVRPGQMVGAIDAVIFKKPLRTVHGPIKSKFGYHLVQVFYRD
- a CDS encoding transporter substrate-binding domain-containing protein yields the protein MHRRPSLFKACVFVLAASSAVMGMAHAADSKLDSVLARGKLIVGTGSTNAPWHFQGADGKLQGFDIDIARMVAKGLFNDPSKVEFVVQSSDARIPNLLTDKVDMSCQFITVTASRAQQVAFTLPYYREGVGLLLPNNSKYKEIEDLQAAGDGVTVAVLQNVYAEELVHQALPKAKVDQYDSVDLMYQAVNSGRADAAATDQSSVKYLMVQNPGRYRSPTYAWSPQTYACAVKRGDQDWLNFVNTTLHEAMTGVEFPTYAASFKQWFGVDLPSPAIGFPVEFK
- a CDS encoding amino acid ABC transporter permease, which codes for MYESPSWLHELWIAREALWQGFLTSVQVSALAILFGTIIGVFAGLVLTYGKFWMRAPFRFYVDLIRGTPVFVLVLACFYMAPALGWQISAFQAGALGLTLFCGSHVAEIVRGALQALPRGQMEASKAIGLTFYQSLGYVLLPQALRQILPTWVNSSTEIVKASTLLSVIGVAELLLSTQQIIARTFMTLEFYLFAGFLFFVINYGIELLGRHIEKRVALP
- a CDS encoding amino acid ABC transporter permease, translated to MNYQLNFAAVWRDFDTLLAGLGLGLELALVSIAIGCVIGLLMAFALLSKHRALRVLASVYVTVIRNTPILVLILLIYFALPSLGIRLDKIPSFIVTLSLYAGAYLTEVFRGGLLSIPKGQREAGLAIGLGEWQVKAYVTVPVMLRNVLPALSNNFISLFKDTSLAAAIAVPELTYYARKINVESYRVIETWLVTTALYVAACYLIAMLLRYLEQRLAIRR
- a CDS encoding RidA family protein; protein product: MSITRYGTGSTAAGGQPRPFARAVEADGWLHVSGQVPAVDGEIIVGGIVEQTHQTMKNLIAILEEAGYGLEDVVRAGVWLDDPRDFTSFNKVFGEYFKPEHAPARACVQASMMVDCKVEIDCIAYKKKA
- a CDS encoding sugar kinase, which codes for MNTISPLGPNTPRIALIGECMIELQQRADGSLQQSFGGDTLNTAVYLSRAMGDKAQVDYVTALGDDSFSDAMCRIWADEGIGLDLVQRLPGRLPGLYCIQTDAAGERRFLYWRNEAAVRDCFTTPAAAPILAALPDYDVLYFSGITLAVLGVQGREKLIQTLIEARQRDARIVFDNNYRPRLWASVEEARAAYRSVLPHVDLALLTVDDEQALFHFEDCDAVFEAYAQIGTPEVVLKRGAEACLIRCDGEAFEVPAQKVEKVVDTTAAGDSFSAAYLASRLSGASPAQAAEAGHRLASQVIQVPGALIPKD
- a CDS encoding PAS domain-containing hybrid sensor histidine kinase/response regulator; amino-acid sequence: MNAVPNTNDAQALIARTDWSRSPLGASGTWPQSLRTAVDIVIHSPMPMLLLWGPQLTQIYNNGFALLAGNKHPHAFGQPAHQIWPELRDFTDPIYSAVLQGQVRTYSERRFTLQRDGQDSDFWLDLTYSPIRDESAQVAGILVTAIETNERRRIALELQQRSEDSLKAQRESEERLQLALAATDAVGTWDWDIGEDRFIADAHFAQLHGVDPALAGQLPISEYLHGVHPEDRALIARSIKHCITHGTEYAEEYRLLQANGELRWVFARGRCYKDHHGRPMRFLGAALDLTERKHTEQALRQSQTELQLIINAMPILISYVDHEERFRLNNAAYLDWYGLTPQELYGRTVREVIGEEAYFLRAPYIAEALAGRPCSFSLYTPHRDGSQRHALMNYLPRHGADGAVNGFYIFVIDETERKKTEEALRNLNETLEERVSARTEQLAQANQRLQNEMFERERAEDALRHAQKMEAVGQLTGGIAHDFNNMLTGIIGSLDLMQRYIASGRADEIGRFTDAAVSSANRAAALTHRLLAFSRRQSLDRKTIDVNELIHSLEDLIRRTKGDPIELKLRLADSVWAVSTDVSQLENALLNLVINARDAMPDGGELLIETANVYLDGNDITTLEPVKAGDYLMLAVSDNGTGMTPSVRSKAFDPFFTTKPIGQGTGLGLSMIYGFAQQSGGHVSLDSLPGQGTCVRLYLPRLYALEPERPVIETVTEVPAVATGETVVVVEDDPAVRMLVMDLLKELGYRAHEAEDAKGALPLLESDLRVDLLVTDVGLPGMNGRQMAEIARQHRPGLKVLFMTGYAQKAAERQGFLEDGMDMVAKPFSIEQLAGKIRTMISQNP
- a CDS encoding thioredoxin family protein; protein product: MTTPTRYSALPPTYRKVLKARRLVVLYFFNEHCGACVFAGPVFLEIAKPFRPWMDIFMLDTAQSCRHPDVTGTPTVLFYKEGVLVKKLKGIGAEESLLQDFTQHLGKPRTCAAARKPAHDLSWLRHTLSTLCTIPRAKRWNFS
- a CDS encoding amino acid deaminase gives rise to the protein MTTANNTAAVEKGDAALGAQLVRDISLPALVLHREALEHNIRWMQKFVSDSGAELAPHGKTSMTPALFSRQLDAGAWGITLASATQTRAAYAHGVRRVLMANQLVGTPNMALIADLLAADSGFDFYCMVDHPDNVADLGAYFASRGVRLNVMIEYGVVGGRCGCRSEQEVIELAKAIGAQPALALTGIEGYEGVIHGDHAVSGIREFAASLVRLAVQLQDSGAFAIAKPIITASGSAWYDLIAESFEAQNAGGRFLSVLRPGSYVAHDHGIYKEAQCCVLDRRSDLHEGLRPALEVWAHVQSMPEPGFAVIALGKRDVAFDAGMPVPLLRYKAGVLPAVGDDVGACKVTAVMDQHAFMTVAPGVELRVGDIISFGTSHPCLTFDKWRVGLLVDEQLSVIETMETCF
- a CDS encoding amino acid ABC transporter ATP-binding protein yields the protein MTQAQVSNVQNGQPLLDIRGLHKQYGAVEVLKGVDLSMQRGNVVTLIGSSGSGKTTLLRCVNMLEEFQGGQILLDGESIGYDELNGKRVRHPEKVIARHRAMTGMAFQQFNLFPHLTALQNVTLGLLKVKKMHKDEAVVLAEKWLERVGLLERRNHFPGQLSGGQQQRVAIARAIAMNPSLMLFDEVTSALDPELVGEVLNVIKGLAEDGMTMLLVTHEMRFAFEVSDKIVFMNQGRIEEQGPPKELFERPQSPRLAEFLKSTRF
- a CDS encoding IclR family transcriptional regulator — its product is MTEDTIKRRARGLDRAFDILDFLKEIGQPLRPNDIANGIGSPKSTVYELVASLLDRRILEPVGKDGHVYLGRQLYFLGQAHLRHFDLSREADHALQEIVSQTRETAQMCLLNGRKYTVALMKEGERHFRISSDIGENAPIPWTASGRLLLAHLSDQQIGDLIDPDDFILPGGERLPMETFLAEIRQAGIDGFFSFDSVADTFTHCFAAPVKDPQGVAICTLCIVAPRADAKTNYNDYRRVLIESANSLARRINE